In a single window of the Mus musculus strain C57BL/6J chromosome 6, GRCm38.p6 C57BL/6J genome:
- the Olfr434 gene encoding olfactory receptor 434 codes for MEENQTMVTEFVLLGFCLGPRIHLVLFLLFSLFYTLTILGNGTILAMICLDSRLHTPMYFFLSHLAIVDMAYACNTVPQTLINLLDETRPITFAGCMTQTFLFLAFAHTECVLLVVMSYDRYVAICHPLHYTVIMNWRVCTILAAVSWIFSFLLALVHLVLILRLPFCGPHEINHFFCEILSVLKLACADTTLNQVVIFAACVFILVAPLCFVLVSYTRILVAILRIQSGEGRRKAFSTCSSHLCVVGLFFGSAIVMYMAPKSQHPEEQQKVLFLFYSFFNPMLNPLIYSLRNAEVKGALKRSLCKESHSWLVWCSDHKSW; via the coding sequence ATGGAGGAAAATCAGACCATGGTCACAGAGTTCGTCCTGCTGGGATTCTGTCTTGGCCCGAGGATTCACCTagttctttttctgcttttctctctcttctatactcTCACCATACTGGGGAATGGGACTATCCTTGCAATGATCTGCCTGGACTCCAGACTCCAcactcccatgtacttcttcctgtcCCACCTGGCCATTGTCGATATGGCCTATGCCTGCAACACAGTGCCTCAGACACTCATAAACCTCTTGGATGAGACCAGGCCCATCACCTTTGCTGGATGCATGACACAGACCTTTCTCTTCTTGGCTTTTGCCCACACTGAATGTGTGCTCCTTGTTGTGATGTCCTATGACCGGTATGTAGCTATCTGCCACCCGCTACACTACACTGTCATCATGAACTGGAGAGTGTGTACCATTCTGGCTGCTGTTTCCTGGATATTTAGCTTTCTCCTTGCTCTGGTCCATTTAGTTCTCATCCTGAGGCTGCCCTTCTGTGGACCTCATGAAATCAATCACTTCTTCTGTGAAATCCTGTCTGTCCTCAAGCTGGCCTGTGCTGACACAACACTCAATCAGGTCGTTATCTTTGCAGCTTGTGTGTTCATATTAGTGGCCCCCCTATGCTTTGTACTAGTCTCCTACACACGCATCCTGGTGGCCATCCTGAGGATCCAGTCAGGGGAGGGACGCAGAAAGGCCTTCTCTACCTGTTCCTCCCACCTCTGTGTGGTAGGGCTCTTCTTTGGCAGTGCCATTGTCATGTACATGGCCcccaagtcccagcacccagaggAGCAGCAGAAGGTTCTTTTCCTGTTTTACAGTTTTTTCAACCCCATGCTGAACCCCCTAATCTACAGTCTGAGGAATGCTGAGGTGAAGGGCGCCCTCAAGAGGTCACTGTGCAAAGAAAGTCATTCCTGGTTGGTGTGGTGTTCGGACCATAAATCTTGGTAG